Proteins from a single region of Flavobacterium sp. YJ01:
- a CDS encoding glycosyltransferase family 2 protein: MNKIPITVVVSVKNEALNLPSCLDKLKRFDQIIVVDSGSTDDTIAIAKEKGAEVLQFEWNGKFPKKRNWTLQNGNLRHEWILFLDADEFVTEAFVDEVAVKTLDPNYNGFTIQFENYFMGRKLKYGYGFQKSALFKKSKGAYEKIEEDLWSHLDMEVHEHPIIEGKVGVIKSKVVHKDFKNLEHYIAKHNAYSSWEAQRYLQLKKSKNELLSLNQKIKYGLLNTGLLPVVYFLGAYFLKLGFLDGKEGFYLARFKSHYFFQIQTKVDSIKNNIN, from the coding sequence TTGAATAAAATTCCAATTACCGTAGTCGTTTCTGTTAAAAACGAAGCACTTAATTTACCTTCTTGTCTGGATAAATTAAAACGATTTGATCAAATTATCGTGGTAGATTCTGGCAGTACTGATGATACTATAGCTATTGCAAAAGAAAAGGGTGCTGAAGTATTACAATTTGAATGGAATGGAAAATTTCCTAAGAAGCGTAATTGGACGCTCCAAAACGGAAATCTTCGCCATGAATGGATTTTGTTTTTGGATGCTGACGAATTTGTTACTGAAGCATTTGTTGATGAAGTTGCAGTAAAAACCCTAGATCCAAACTATAACGGATTTACCATACAGTTTGAAAACTATTTTATGGGAAGAAAACTTAAATATGGTTACGGATTTCAAAAGTCGGCACTTTTTAAGAAATCTAAAGGAGCGTACGAAAAAATCGAAGAAGATTTGTGGAGTCATTTAGATATGGAAGTTCATGAACACCCAATTATAGAAGGAAAAGTTGGTGTTATTAAATCTAAAGTTGTACATAAAGACTTTAAAAACTTAGAACATTATATCGCCAAACACAATGCGTATTCTTCTTGGGAAGCACAACGTTATCTCCAATTAAAGAAATCTAAAAACGAACTTCTTTCACTTAACCAAAAGATTAAATACGGTCTTCTAAATACAGGTTTGCTTCCTGTTGTTTATTTTTTAGGAGCCTATTTTTTAAAATTAGGATTTCTAGATGGTAAAGAAGGATTTTACTTGGCACGTTTTAAGTCACATTATTTTTTTCAAATTCAAACCAAAGTAGATTCAATCAAAAATAATATAAATTAA
- a CDS encoding glycosyltransferase: MKVIHYIASIDKSGGGTTEYMRLLGKVLKEDISFSIATGLSKEPISIEGVPVKFFNNKIARWFSLNKEYRTFLENEKPDIVHINGIWTPQNWAFQNVAQKLGIKVIVSPHGMLEPWIMAHNPIKKKIALFLYQKTALKRSLCLHATAQMEAKNIQALGFKNPIHIIPNGIHLRDVKKIKEDYGTKKMIFMSRIHPKKGIELLLDAWRTSNTEDWTLEIAGSGEEEYVNSLMQITEDLKNVHFVGAKYGEEKWDFLRSADVMVLPTHSENFGIVVAEALAVAVPVITTQGTPWEDLEIHKCGWWIDLSVANLEKVLFKVFNSPTMLLEMMGKHGRELVVDKYDIDTVGKKMLELYKTI; encoded by the coding sequence ATGAAAGTGATTCACTATATAGCCAGTATTGATAAAAGTGGCGGAGGAACAACAGAGTATATGCGCTTGTTAGGCAAAGTATTAAAAGAAGATATTTCGTTTAGTATTGCCACGGGGCTTTCTAAAGAACCAATTTCTATTGAAGGAGTACCAGTAAAATTTTTTAATAATAAAATAGCACGCTGGTTTTCTTTAAACAAAGAATACCGCACTTTTTTAGAAAATGAAAAACCAGATATTGTACATATTAATGGAATATGGACTCCTCAAAATTGGGCTTTTCAAAATGTAGCTCAAAAATTAGGAATCAAAGTAATTGTTTCTCCTCACGGTATGTTGGAACCTTGGATTATGGCGCACAATCCGATAAAGAAAAAGATAGCTTTGTTTTTATACCAAAAAACGGCACTAAAAAGATCTCTATGTCTTCATGCAACTGCGCAAATGGAGGCTAAAAATATCCAAGCTTTAGGTTTCAAAAATCCAATTCATATTATTCCAAATGGAATTCACTTAAGAGATGTCAAAAAGATTAAGGAAGATTACGGAACAAAAAAAATGATATTCATGTCTCGAATTCATCCTAAAAAAGGTATAGAATTACTTTTAGATGCTTGGAGAACTAGTAATACGGAAGACTGGACTCTTGAAATCGCTGGAAGTGGTGAAGAAGAATATGTTAACAGCTTAATGCAAATTACAGAAGATTTAAAAAATGTCCATTTTGTTGGAGCAAAATATGGCGAAGAAAAATGGGATTTTCTAAGATCTGCTGATGTTATGGTTTTACCAACACATAGTGAAAATTTCGGAATTGTTGTGGCTGAAGCTCTTGCTGTAGCAGTTCCAGTAATTACAACTCAGGGAACACCTTGGGAAGATCTAGAAATTCATAAATGTGGCTGGTGGATTGATTTATCTGTTGCCAATTTAGAAAAAGTGTTATTTAAAGTTTTCAACTCACCAACCATGCTGTTAGAAATGATGGGAAAACATGGAAGAGAATTGGTTGTTGATAAATATGATATAGATACAGTCGGAAAAAAAATGCTTGAATTGTATAAAACGATTTAA
- a CDS encoding acyltransferase, with product MIVLKIMTVLMPWPLKRFMLVKFFKYEIDRSAKIGFSWIFPKKLIMDSNSYIGNFNVAVHLDLLKLGKYSSIARGNWITGFPTNTDSKHFSHQKDRQSNLIIGEHSAITKNHHIDCTNVIQIGNFVTVAGYSSQLLTHSINIELNIQDSNPISIGNYCFVGTASTLLGGATLPDYSVLGANSLLNKSFSTPYRLYGGNPAKEIKELSQEYKYFKRETGFVF from the coding sequence ATGATAGTACTAAAAATAATGACCGTTTTAATGCCTTGGCCATTAAAGCGATTTATGTTAGTAAAATTTTTTAAATATGAAATTGACCGATCTGCTAAAATTGGATTTTCTTGGATTTTTCCTAAGAAATTAATTATGGATTCGAATTCTTACATTGGAAATTTTAATGTAGCTGTGCATTTAGATTTACTAAAACTCGGAAAATACTCAAGTATAGCAAGAGGCAACTGGATCACTGGTTTTCCAACGAATACAGATTCTAAACATTTTTCACATCAAAAAGATAGACAGTCAAATTTAATAATAGGAGAACATTCGGCAATTACAAAGAATCATCATATTGATTGTACCAATGTAATTCAAATTGGAAATTTTGTTACAGTTGCAGGTTACTCCAGTCAATTGCTAACACATTCTATTAATATAGAATTGAATATTCAAGACAGTAATCCTATAAGCATAGGAAATTATTGTTTTGTAGGAACAGCATCCACGCTTTTGGGCGGAGCAACTTTACCAGATTATAGTGTTCTAGGGGCCAACTCACTATTAAATAAAAGCTTTAGTACTCCTTATCGATTATATGGAGGAAATCCAGCAAAAGAAATTAAAGAATTGTCACAAGAATACAAGTATTTCAAAAGAGAAACAGGTTTTGTCTTTTAA
- a CDS encoding glycosyltransferase family 2 protein, translated as MRITIITVCYNRKATIEKAIKSVLSQNYHDIEYIIIDGNSKDGTQRVIESYRDRISQYISEPDKGMYDAINKGLKLATGDVIGLMHSDDEFYDTKAISRIAARFNTDSSIEGIYGDGVYVTNDSDERLVRDRIGGVFSLKKVKGGWLPLHPTVYLKKSIIDKHGLYNLDFKIASDTEFLLRYLYKYKIKMSYIDKYIVKMRMGGMSTSFKTALKVLNEDYRIYKYHGLTAAQAVFLKKGLALKQYIVQ; from the coding sequence ATGAGAATCACTATTATCACAGTATGTTACAACAGGAAAGCGACTATCGAAAAAGCGATCAAAAGTGTGTTGTCTCAAAATTATCACGACATCGAATATATCATCATTGATGGAAATTCTAAAGATGGAACACAGCGCGTTATTGAGTCTTACCGAGACAGAATAAGCCAGTATATTTCTGAACCTGATAAAGGTATGTACGATGCCATAAACAAAGGATTGAAATTGGCAACAGGAGATGTTATTGGTCTAATGCATTCCGATGATGAATTTTACGACACCAAAGCTATTTCGAGAATTGCTGCTCGTTTTAATACCGATTCGAGTATAGAAGGCATTTATGGTGACGGAGTTTACGTAACCAATGATTCTGATGAACGTTTAGTTCGCGACAGAATTGGAGGCGTTTTTAGTCTTAAAAAAGTAAAGGGAGGCTGGTTGCCGTTGCACCCAACTGTTTACTTGAAGAAGAGTATAATTGATAAACATGGCTTGTATAATCTTGATTTTAAAATAGCTTCAGATACAGAATTTTTACTTCGCTATTTGTATAAGTATAAAATTAAGATGAGTTACATTGATAAATATATCGTTAAAATGAGAATGGGAGGTATGAGTACGAGTTTTAAAACGGCATTAAAAGTTTTAAATGAAGACTACAGAATCTATAAATATCACGGATTAACAGCAGCACAAGCAGTATTTCTTAAAAAAGGTCTTGCTTTAAAACAATATATAGTTCAATAA
- a CDS encoding glycosyltransferase family 4 protein: protein MKITIVQGAFFPVPPLLGGAVEKMWYGLAKEFVNQGHEVSYISKSYQGFLDIESEGGINHTRVKGYKVPSSGVILKVLDLFYTLKAVRKIAANTDIIISNTFWLPILLSSKQKKKCMIDVARMPKGQMKFYTKNARLRANSTPVAKAIKDEIKKEYFDRVVMIPNTLPFSNNRVIDFSKKEKIILYTGRIHPEKGLDILIKSFAALEAKDWQLLIVGPYSTETGGGGESYLNELKALSANSNVRFLEPVFDIDKLNEIYLKAAVFVYPSIAEQGETFGVSPLEAMSWGCATIVSNLECFKDFLIHNKNGLCFDHRVEKRVEILNQYLKDLIENPKLINDLATAGLKVNETHSNEKLAAEFLNEFESMKLKYQ from the coding sequence ATGAAAATAACTATAGTTCAGGGAGCTTTTTTTCCTGTCCCTCCATTATTAGGTGGCGCTGTCGAAAAAATGTGGTATGGTTTGGCAAAAGAATTTGTTAACCAAGGACATGAAGTAAGCTATATATCAAAATCATATCAGGGATTTTTGGATATTGAAAGCGAAGGAGGAATCAATCATACAAGAGTTAAAGGATATAAAGTGCCTTCGTCTGGTGTTATTTTAAAGGTCTTAGATTTATTTTATACATTAAAAGCAGTTCGAAAAATAGCTGCTAATACAGATATAATTATTTCTAATACTTTTTGGCTGCCGATACTTTTATCATCTAAGCAAAAGAAAAAGTGCATGATTGATGTGGCAAGAATGCCGAAGGGGCAGATGAAATTTTACACAAAAAATGCCAGATTAAGAGCTAATTCAACCCCTGTTGCCAAAGCTATAAAAGACGAAATCAAGAAAGAGTATTTTGATAGAGTTGTAATGATTCCGAATACACTTCCTTTTAGTAATAATAGAGTTATCGATTTTTCTAAAAAAGAAAAAATAATACTTTATACAGGAAGAATACATCCTGAGAAAGGTTTAGATATTTTAATAAAATCATTTGCAGCCTTAGAAGCTAAAGATTGGCAATTGCTTATTGTAGGCCCTTATTCTACAGAAACAGGTGGCGGTGGTGAATCTTATCTAAATGAATTGAAAGCACTATCTGCAAACAGTAATGTGAGATTTTTGGAACCCGTTTTTGATATCGATAAGTTGAACGAAATCTATTTGAAAGCAGCAGTTTTTGTTTATCCTTCAATAGCAGAACAAGGCGAAACATTTGGAGTTTCTCCACTAGAAGCCATGAGCTGGGGATGTGCTACAATTGTTTCAAATTTAGAATGCTTTAAAGATTTTTTGATTCATAATAAAAATGGTTTGTGTTTTGACCACCGCGTAGAAAAAAGAGTTGAAATTCTAAATCAATATCTTAAAGATCTTATTGAGAATCCTAAACTGATTAACGATTTGGCTACTGCTGGTTTGAAGGTAAATGAAACACATTCTAATGAAAAATTAGCAGCTGAATTTTTAAACGAATTTGAATCGATGAAACTCAAATATCAATAG
- a CDS encoding tyrosine-protein kinase, whose amino-acid sequence MDFKKELLKYLRYWPWFVLSLIVFVGGAFIFIKITPSTYETTATILFDKKQEDKTKIITISTAEKSSEDNLEDEIRLITSNEFLLDVVKKLNLNFSYFEKVYTVQNNTVNEVPFALIPTVAKDSLPEVTYEIKVNNDGFIIKDQATEKTWNIKGYKGTEAIAGLPFKIQLSAKAKKNPSIYFENEYKVVVEPTALALKNLKKSLFVVADEKAKGVVELSHVGVSPDQSRKILGEIIVLLDRSIVLNKQKVFRNTVSYLNQRIKNFTKEKDSIESVKEKYLQNNDIGVMDNYIVEQTADRSQKKESSSNNEKQISLANFALNDIRQAGPTQTLGTGYNLESPSVNQMLVNYNARILDSQLILERAQKNNPAYISLMTQLRVQKQELLNTLEGYLNFLNQNSRVNRAEQSVVDAKVKSIPTKDKVLGNINSNLSLKEETYVALLQKREEAVLNGAILESNLKTLNAPETNYSAIFPQPKVFMLGSFMFALLLPFGITYLRLFFDTKIHNEDDIEKVLSNIPILGHIPQIKTHDKLDNTATSRSMIAEASRALVSNVSYLLPRKKESRGNVILYTSAIQGEGKSFCAFHNAITISNLNKKVLLIGVDLRNPQLHDYFNVNRRVSGLSDFLANKTDNWKEFLQKDNNFSDSLDVLFTGETPPNPSQLITNSNFETLIEEARELYDYIILDTAPVQIVSDTLNFSHLADVTVFVVKYDYTDKSNLVQASNFIKKEQLKNVGILINGVNMKTAYGYGYGASYGYKYQEAQAKKPWYKKGLRVKEA is encoded by the coding sequence ATGGATTTCAAAAAAGAACTTTTAAAGTATTTGAGATATTGGCCTTGGTTTGTACTAAGTTTGATTGTATTTGTGGGAGGTGCCTTTATTTTTATAAAAATAACTCCATCTACATACGAGACTACGGCTACTATTTTGTTTGACAAAAAGCAAGAAGACAAAACAAAAATAATTACAATTAGTACAGCTGAAAAAAGCAGTGAAGATAATCTAGAAGATGAAATTAGATTAATTACTTCAAACGAGTTTTTATTGGATGTAGTAAAAAAATTGAATTTAAATTTCTCTTATTTTGAAAAAGTATATACTGTTCAAAATAATACTGTAAATGAAGTTCCTTTCGCTTTAATACCAACTGTTGCCAAAGATTCTCTTCCAGAAGTTACTTATGAAATTAAAGTAAATAATGATGGTTTTATTATAAAAGATCAAGCCACAGAAAAAACTTGGAATATTAAAGGATACAAAGGAACTGAGGCTATAGCTGGATTACCTTTTAAGATTCAGTTATCTGCTAAAGCAAAAAAGAATCCTTCTATTTATTTTGAAAATGAATATAAAGTAGTTGTTGAGCCAACGGCATTAGCCTTAAAAAACTTAAAAAAATCACTCTTTGTTGTAGCTGACGAAAAAGCCAAAGGAGTAGTAGAGCTTAGTCATGTTGGAGTTAGTCCAGATCAATCAAGAAAAATTTTAGGTGAAATTATCGTTTTACTTGATAGAAGTATTGTTTTAAACAAGCAAAAAGTATTCAGAAATACAGTTTCTTACTTAAATCAAAGAATAAAAAATTTCACAAAAGAAAAAGATTCTATTGAAAGTGTAAAAGAAAAATACCTGCAAAATAATGATATCGGCGTAATGGACAATTATATTGTTGAACAAACTGCTGATAGAAGCCAGAAAAAGGAAAGTTCTTCTAATAATGAAAAACAAATCTCACTTGCCAATTTTGCACTTAATGATATCAGACAAGCCGGACCAACTCAAACTTTAGGAACAGGCTATAATTTAGAATCTCCATCTGTTAACCAAATGCTTGTAAATTATAATGCAAGAATTCTAGACAGCCAATTGATTTTAGAAAGAGCTCAAAAAAATAATCCCGCGTATATTAGTTTGATGACTCAGTTAAGGGTTCAAAAACAAGAATTATTAAATACGTTAGAAGGATATTTAAATTTTCTTAATCAAAATAGCAGAGTTAACAGAGCAGAACAAAGCGTCGTAGATGCTAAAGTAAAAAGTATTCCGACAAAAGATAAAGTTTTAGGAAACATCAACAGTAATCTTAGCCTTAAAGAAGAAACTTATGTTGCCTTATTGCAAAAGAGAGAAGAAGCAGTTTTAAACGGTGCCATTTTAGAGTCTAATTTAAAAACTCTAAATGCGCCAGAAACAAATTATTCTGCCATTTTCCCTCAGCCAAAAGTATTCATGCTTGGTTCATTTATGTTTGCTTTATTGCTTCCATTCGGAATTACCTATTTGCGTTTGTTTTTTGATACTAAAATACACAATGAAGATGATATTGAGAAAGTACTTTCTAATATCCCGATTTTAGGACACATTCCTCAAATTAAAACACATGACAAATTAGACAACACGGCAACTTCACGTTCTATGATTGCAGAAGCATCTCGAGCCTTAGTTTCAAATGTGTCTTATTTATTGCCAAGAAAAAAAGAAAGTAGAGGCAACGTCATATTATATACTTCAGCAATTCAAGGAGAAGGAAAATCGTTTTGCGCTTTTCATAATGCAATAACCATTAGCAACCTGAATAAAAAAGTATTATTAATTGGTGTCGATTTAAGAAATCCTCAATTGCATGATTATTTCAATGTAAATAGGAGAGTTTCAGGACTTTCAGACTTTCTGGCGAATAAAACTGATAACTGGAAAGAGTTTTTACAAAAAGACAATAATTTTTCGGATAGCCTAGACGTATTATTTACGGGAGAAACGCCTCCAAATCCTTCGCAATTGATAACAAATTCTAATTTCGAAACATTGATTGAAGAAGCAAGAGAGCTTTATGATTATATCATTCTTGATACAGCGCCAGTCCAAATTGTTTCTGATACATTAAACTTTAGCCATTTGGCAGATGTGACGGTATTTGTTGTAAAATATGATTATACAGATAAGAGTAATCTAGTTCAGGCAAGTAATTTTATTAAAAAAGAACAGCTGAAAAATGTAGGTATTCTTATAAATGGAGTAAATATGAAAACGGCTTATGGATACGGATATGGTGCGAGTTACGGATATAAATATCAAGAAGCACAAGCAAAAAAGCCCTGGTATAAAAAAGGGCTAAGAGTAAAAGAGGCTTAA
- a CDS encoding polysaccharide biosynthesis/export family protein → MKKFFFPFILSLLLMLGSCTTKKQMLYLQDLDSYSNSTLTYTSPKIQPNDILKIDIGDLNPVVAAPFNINYGVTNMQNSVEMMKLSGYLVNPQGTIMMPILNEVKVGGLTPANAEIKIKERLINENYLVNPTVQVRVLNNKFTILGEVNSPGVISFSEESISLLDAIGMARDLTYSAIRKDIKLIREVDGKRLVYHVDITTASWMSNPNFRIRQNDVIVVTPNKLKANSGGLIKDPLQLLGIVASLSALIIVIAK, encoded by the coding sequence ATGAAGAAATTTTTCTTTCCTTTTATTTTATCGCTTTTATTAATGTTGGGGTCTTGTACTACCAAAAAGCAAATGTTGTATTTGCAGGATTTAGATAGTTATTCAAATTCGACCTTAACCTATACATCGCCTAAAATTCAGCCTAATGACATCTTAAAAATTGACATTGGAGATCTTAACCCAGTTGTAGCTGCACCTTTTAATATAAATTACGGAGTTACAAATATGCAGAACTCGGTTGAAATGATGAAATTATCGGGTTATTTGGTTAATCCGCAGGGGACTATTATGATGCCAATTCTTAACGAAGTTAAAGTAGGAGGTTTAACACCCGCTAATGCAGAAATTAAAATAAAAGAACGCTTAATAAATGAGAATTATCTCGTAAATCCTACTGTTCAAGTACGAGTGCTTAACAATAAATTTACCATTTTAGGAGAAGTAAACTCACCAGGTGTAATCTCTTTTAGCGAGGAATCGATTAGTTTGCTTGATGCAATTGGAATGGCAAGAGATTTAACCTATTCAGCCATTCGAAAAGATATTAAACTTATTCGTGAAGTAGATGGAAAACGTTTAGTGTACCATGTTGACATTACGACAGCTTCTTGGATGTCTAATCCAAATTTTAGAATCAGACAAAATGATGTAATTGTCGTAACTCCAAATAAACTAAAAGCAAATAGTGGAGGTCTTATAAAAGATCCGCTTCAATTGCTCGGAATAGTGGCGTCTCTTTCGGCATTGATTATTGTAATTGCTAAGTAA
- a CDS encoding UDP-glucuronic acid decarboxylase family protein, with translation MKRILITGGAGFVGSHLCKRLLNEGNEVICLDNYFTGAKSNIIELLDNPYFEMVRHDITEPYYAEVDEIYNLACPASPVHYQYNPIKTIKTSVMGAINVLGLAKRVNAKVLQASTSEVYGDPLVHPQPEHYWGHVNPIGIRSCYDEGKRCAETLFMDYHNQNNVAIKIIRIFNTYGPNMNPADGRVVSNFIVQALQGKDITIFGDGLQTRSFQYVDDLVEGMVRMMNSDPAFLGPVNLGNPNEFTMLELAQAVIELTNSKSKIIHLELPKDDPKQRQPDITLAKSKLNGWEPKIQLKEGLVTTINYFDKLLLNQ, from the coding sequence ATGAAAAGAATATTAATAACTGGTGGAGCTGGATTCGTAGGTTCACATTTGTGCAAAAGATTACTAAACGAAGGAAATGAAGTAATTTGCCTAGATAACTATTTTACAGGAGCCAAATCTAATATTATAGAATTGTTGGATAACCCTTATTTTGAAATGGTTCGACACGATATTACAGAACCCTATTATGCTGAGGTTGATGAGATTTACAATCTTGCTTGTCCTGCATCTCCAGTTCATTACCAATACAATCCAATCAAAACTATAAAGACTTCCGTAATGGGAGCGATTAATGTTTTAGGATTGGCAAAACGTGTAAATGCGAAAGTTTTGCAAGCTAGTACAAGTGAAGTTTATGGAGATCCTCTTGTGCATCCTCAGCCAGAACATTACTGGGGACATGTAAACCCGATCGGGATTCGTTCTTGTTATGACGAGGGTAAACGTTGTGCTGAAACATTATTTATGGATTATCACAATCAAAATAATGTGGCTATCAAAATCATCAGGATATTTAATACTTATGGTCCTAATATGAATCCTGCAGACGGGAGAGTAGTTTCTAACTTTATTGTGCAGGCTTTGCAAGGAAAAGATATCACTATTTTTGGAGACGGACTTCAAACCCGCTCTTTTCAATACGTTGATGATTTAGTGGAAGGAATGGTTAGAATGATGAATTCTGATCCTGCTTTTCTTGGTCCAGTAAATTTGGGTAATCCAAATGAGTTTACAATGCTTGAACTTGCTCAAGCAGTTATAGAATTAACAAATTCTAAATCGAAAATCATTCATTTAGAACTTCCGAAAGACGATCCTAAGCAAAGACAGCCAGATATTACTTTGGCTAAAAGCAAGTTAAATGGCTGGGAACCAAAGATACAATTAAAAGAAGGTTTAGTTACCACTATTAACTATTTCGACAAGTTATTGTTAAATCAATAA
- a CDS encoding DapH/DapD/GlmU-related protein encodes MEQEYAQNSPYDSPWSFSQRIKMIIWEYVWLLFCIWTPKPFNAWRLFWLKLFGCKIYGKPFVHQRARIQIPWNLILHDHACLGDRANAYTLGVIEIFEHATVGQEVYLCTGTHAFENPAFNLITKKITIEKGVFIGVRAIIMPGLTIGENAIVGAGSLVTKNVEKNNIVAGNPAKFIKSRSFE; translated from the coding sequence ATGGAACAGGAATACGCACAAAATTCACCTTATGATTCGCCTTGGTCATTTTCGCAACGAATTAAAATGATTATTTGGGAATATGTTTGGTTATTGTTTTGTATTTGGACGCCAAAACCCTTTAATGCCTGGAGATTATTTTGGCTGAAATTGTTTGGCTGTAAAATTTATGGAAAACCATTTGTACATCAAAGAGCGAGAATTCAAATTCCTTGGAATTTGATTTTACATGATCATGCATGTTTAGGAGATAGAGCCAATGCTTATACATTGGGCGTTATAGAAATATTCGAGCATGCTACAGTAGGGCAGGAAGTTTATTTATGTACAGGAACACATGCTTTTGAAAATCCTGCTTTCAATTTGATTACAAAAAAAATAACGATAGAGAAAGGTGTTTTTATTGGGGTAAGAGCCATCATAATGCCAGGATTAACAATAGGAGAAAATGCTATTGTTGGTGCAGGAAGTTTGGTTACAAAAAATGTTGAGAAAAATAATATAGTCGCAGGAAATCCTGCCAAATTTATAAAATCTAGAAGCTTTGAATAA
- a CDS encoding glycosyltransferase family 1 protein — MNQIILIGNYKPDKQFSMQIFESLMAEGYSKSEIKVSAIRPREIFRKLALRKPSLEKWLAYIDKFFVFPIQLLGFRSLNFILLRSVNYHICDHSNAFYLYFLPKNKTIITCHDVLAIRAGLGFTDTYCYATKSGQVLQRIILNALCTAKKLVTVSEFTLNQLLEIDNKPERNKNWITIHNALSEKFMPSSDDQIQELLRKYQQLKDKEIILHVGSDLERKNRKLLINMVYELQKDWNGILVLAGEKLNAELLELIKKLKVSNQILHIENPSDNEIVALYSMCKVMIFPSYSEGFGWPIIEAQACGSPVITTNKAPMMDEVGGKAALYADPDDPSAFVNQFLKFKDQNFRNEVIELGYENAKRFDFDNTIRQYVELLKK; from the coding sequence ATGAATCAAATAATTCTGATAGGTAATTACAAACCTGACAAGCAATTTAGTATGCAAATTTTTGAATCCTTAATGGCAGAAGGATACAGTAAATCAGAAATTAAGGTTAGTGCAATTCGTCCTCGCGAAATATTTAGAAAACTAGCTTTAAGAAAACCAAGTTTAGAAAAATGGCTAGCGTATATTGATAAATTCTTTGTTTTTCCGATTCAGCTTTTAGGTTTTAGAAGTCTAAATTTTATTTTACTTAGATCCGTAAACTATCATATTTGTGATCATTCGAATGCTTTTTATCTGTACTTCTTACCTAAAAATAAAACAATAATAACTTGTCATGATGTTTTAGCAATAAGAGCTGGACTTGGATTTACCGATACTTATTGTTATGCCACAAAATCAGGACAAGTTTTACAAAGAATAATTTTGAATGCTTTGTGTACAGCTAAAAAACTAGTTACTGTATCAGAATTTACTTTAAATCAATTATTAGAAATTGATAATAAACCAGAAAGAAATAAAAATTGGATTACTATTCATAACGCTTTGTCTGAAAAATTCATGCCTTCATCAGACGATCAGATTCAGGAATTACTTAGAAAATATCAGCAATTAAAAGATAAGGAAATCATTCTGCATGTCGGTTCAGATTTAGAGCGAAAAAACAGAAAACTGCTTATCAATATGGTATATGAGTTGCAAAAAGATTGGAATGGAATTTTAGTTTTAGCAGGAGAAAAATTAAATGCTGAATTACTAGAATTAATTAAAAAATTAAAAGTTTCTAATCAAATATTACATATAGAAAACCCTAGTGATAATGAAATTGTTGCTCTTTATTCTATGTGTAAAGTAATGATTTTTCCATCATATTCTGAAGGATTCGGATGGCCGATAATTGAAGCGCAAGCTTGTGGATCACCCGTAATTACGACAAATAAAGCACCAATGATGGATGAGGTAGGAGGAAAAGCAGCTTTGTATGCTGATCCTGATGATCCAAGTGCTTTTGTAAATCAATTTCTAAAATTTAAAGACCAAAATTTTAGAAACGAAGTTATCGAGTTGGGGTATGAAAATGCAAAACGATTTGATTTTGATAACACCATTCGTCAATATGTTGAATTGCTAAAAAAATAA
- a CDS encoding VanZ family protein has protein sequence MFNKIVLILLLTVIGVVFYFSWLSDPSLSSETYLPRWLLNWSNHYYNLRTAVPFVAVGFLLEIYTDKRGVTDVNYNKNLNFIQNIVIAAIIVCVAEAGQFVIQRRSPDLMDVFYGVIGSFTGALSYNLLKKIRNAKQT, from the coding sequence ATGTTTAATAAAATAGTTCTTATACTATTGCTGACAGTTATCGGGGTTGTGTTTTACTTCTCTTGGCTTTCTGATCCAAGTTTGTCTAGTGAAACCTATTTGCCAAGATGGCTTTTGAACTGGAGTAATCATTATTACAATTTGCGAACTGCTGTTCCTTTTGTAGCTGTTGGCTTTTTATTGGAAATATATACAGATAAAAGAGGGGTAACAGATGTAAATTATAACAAGAATTTAAATTTTATACAAAATATAGTTATTGCAGCCATAATAGTGTGTGTAGCCGAAGCAGGGCAGTTTGTAATTCAAAGAAGAAGTCCAGATTTAATGGATGTTTTTTACGGAGTTATAGGAAGTTTTACAGGAGCGTTAAGTTATAATTTACTGAAAAAAATAAGAAATGCGAAACAGACATAA